The DNA region GAGCGATTGTTAAGCTACTGAGCTTTGCAAGATCCCCAAAGTTAAGCGTAATAGCTTCGCCGCCAGCCAATGCAACCGTTCCTTGATGTGCTACTAGGACGCCATTATTTTGAACTTCTGGAGCAAGTAGGGCGATGTAACCACTAATACCAGATTTAATCGTGCCATCATTAATAACGGAACCAGTCGAGCCATTACGGCTAAAGGTATTGCTACCGTTCATAAAATCAGCATCGCCCATTTGGTGAGTAGTTGCCACAATGCCGCCAACATTGACATTAGCTCCAGGGGCAAAGTACACCCCCGCTGAATTCATTAAAAATACTTGGCCATTGGCATTGAGGTTGCCGTATATCTGACTTGGATTGGCACTATTGACCCGATTTAGTGCCACCGCGCTAGCACTGGGCTGAACAAAGTTCACTGTCGCGTTTGAGCCAATATCAAAGCCATTCCAGTTGATCGCTACGCGATTACTAGTCTGGTTGATATTCATAGTGCTACCAGCAGTATTGATCGTTGCGCTACCTGCAGCAACTGTACCCCCAACGGGTAATTGATTTGGAGATGGTGGGGCGGCAATACTCACTCCCGACAGCATTGCTCCAGCAAAGAAAATATGACGACATCGGCGTGAAGCTGATTTTTGTTTGCCGTGTGATTTAGTGATTTCGCTTACAGCTACCCAAGCGTTACAAGAAATACTCCAGATAACCTTAAATGAGCGATTGAGTGAATTAGACGAAATACACCTTGCTTATATTGGTAGTGAGGCTGTTAACCAGAAACGATTGCTGCTAGTCCCGCCATTACCATTGAATGATTGGGTTACCAATGTGGGAAGGGTTCCAGTACGCATTGCCCAGATTGCTTTAATTTGTAATCCCAAGGGTCCAGACCAGCCAAGGCTACTTCCAAGACCTTGCAGTACATAAGTATTGTTCAAGGGGGCGCTGTTGAAATTGCTTGTTTTATAGGTTTGCACATTAGCGTAGTCATAAAAGCCTGTGAGCAATAATTTCATAGGGAGTGTCTGGCGTAATTCAAAGGTCATTAAATTTCCTTGACTAGCATTTCCTTGGCCCGTTGCGTAGGCTCGAACACTATAAGGTCCGCCTAAATAAAGCTGCTCCGAAGAGTCTAAATTTTTGCTAGCAAACTGTCCTGAGGCGCCAAGATAAGCTGATAGGCTAGATGTAATTGCTTGGAGTCGATTGGCTGCATAACGTAGCTTAGTAAAGTTACCGTTTACTTGGGGCCCAATGACATCAGATGATAAAGATGGTGAGGTATTGAGGTTAACCGCTCCCCCAGAAGCCATTAAAGATCCAGTGTTAATACCGCCGCCAGCAAAACTATCCAGTAAGTTACCACTGAGGCCGCCTAGAAAAACGGAAGTACTGTATTGACTGGTTGTTGCGCCATTAGCGTTATTGTTAAAGCTACTGTAGTTGTAATTACCCAGCAAGAAAAGATTGGCTGGTCGACTCCGAATAATTGGGTAGGTTAATTCTGCCCCACCGGTGCTGGAGGTGCCGTTAGCAAATAATTGATTAAAGCTGGAATTAACGACCCGATAGGAAAGATAGCTACCGTTAATGCCAACTCGAAGTCCGTCAGATCCGATAGGGGTAGTTAGCGCAACTCGGCCGTAGTTGGTGCCTTCTGTATAAAGACCATACACGTTGACCTGTTCGCCTAAGCCAAGAGGCCCGTTAATATTAAGACTTGCTGTTGCTCTGTTTTGGCCGGTTGAAGATTGGCCAAAATTATCAACTCCTACCATACCATCAACCAATGGTTTATCCGTAACAGTTAGCAAGATGTTGGTTTCCCCTCGCTTTTTACCTTCTTGTAGTGAGCTGCTTACCTGTATCTCAGGTAGATCATTTAATGTTAATAAGGCTCTATCTAGTGTAGATAGTGATAGGGGCGTATTACGGGGAATGGCGCTATAGATCCAATTTTCAACACGAGCCTTGCTGACACGTTTTGATTTATTGTCAATCAGAACCCCACCTAAAGAAGCTTCCATGATTTCAATAGTGACAATTCCCTCGGTGACATCTTGCTGGGGAATCTGGGTCTTAATGAGCCAACCTTTATCTCGATAAAATTCAGCGATAAGGTCTGCCGCCCCTATGAGATCATTAAAGGTGATGGGGCGATTAAGATACCCAATAACTAAACTATTAAGCTTCTCAGAAGAAACTTTAGTATTGCCAATAAATATAAACTGCTTTGCAATGATAGTTCCTGCTTTAGAGGTTGCGCCCTTGTCTAACTTAGGTTGAATAATGTTAGGTGTGACTTGAGGTAGGGCAGCATCTTGCTCTTGACTTCGAATTTCCTGCAAAATTGAGCCGGCAGAAGTTTGTTGTGCAAATGAATTAGGCATCAATAAAAGTAAAGCAAGCGTCATCACTGGATATATAAAAAAAACTAGAAAACAATCCGTTAATTTTTTTTTGTGAGTTGTATTGATAGTTTTGATAAGTGAACCCCTGGATTTGTTAATCCCTTCAAATTTAAATTCGCATGAATGTGAAGGGCCGAATAAGTCGGAAATTTAGAGCTAATTAAAATCTAGCTCTTTAATTGGTGGCTATATCAATGCAGATTTATGGACGGCAATATAGGCAAGAGCTTCTTCACGCGCCCTTTTTTTAAGTGTGTCTGATGAAATCGATTGAATGCCAATGGTTGCAGCTTCAGAAAATTTGCTCACCACTAAACGTCGCATTTCATCTATTTGCGCTAAGGCATATTCAATATTAGGAAATATTGCAGGCATTTCTAATAGCCTACCGTCCTCAGTCTCAAAGGAGGTTTGAACTAAAATGCCCTTTCCAGTAGTTTCAATGATGAAAATACTGCGGCCTACGATAGAGTCTTGCTCGGTGTCTGGTATGTTTAATTCATCGTGCAGCAAAACATTTTCTTTTAAAGTGATCATTTGACTCCGATAACTATTTGGTTTGAGTAAATCATTTGGCGCCAACTAGTGATTAACGATCAATTTTAAAATCTTATTTGCCTATTTATCCCCCTTATGTAAGGGGGATGTTGTTATAAGAATAAGATTTTTCATTTAGGAATTAAGAGTATCCTAAAGCGATAACCTTCTTAAATATGACCCCTAAATTATTTTGCCAATCTCCCATGGTGCAATACAAACTCCGTGAAATTGAAATATGCCCGTCCCAACACTTAATCTAATTTCAATAAATTACCCATTGAGGATCTATTTTCATGCATAGATTCAACCTAACCAAACAAGAATTGAGTGTTTTGAGTTATTTAAATGAAGGACTGACAGTAAAGGCCCTTGCAAAGAATCTCGATATATCCACACACACCGTTAATGGGCACATGAAGTCCATCTATTTCAAGATGAATGTAAAGTCTCGTGGAGAGGCTCAGCATAAATTTAATGCGTACAAGGCTGTCATTGCTAACGAGGAACTAAGTTTCCAAAATAAAGAAAAGGCAAAGCGGGCTGAAGAACTTGTTATTGCAAATAGTGAAAAAGCTGATCGTGCAGCAGAACTAGTCATTGCTAACGAGGAACTAAGTTTCCAAAATAAAGAAAAGGCAAAGCGAGCTCAAGAACTTGTCATTGCTAATAGTGAGAAAGCTAATCGTGCAGCAGAACTAGTCATTGCTAACGAGGAACTAAGCTTCCAAAATAAGGAAAAGGCAAAGCGGGCTGAAGAGCTAGTTAATGCTAATGTTGCGAAAACTTATCGTGCAGCAGAACTAGTCATTGCTAACGATGAAAAGACTTATCGTGCAGCAGAACTAGTCATTGCTAACGAGGAACTAAGTTTCCAAAATAAAGAAAAGGCAAAGCGGGCCCATGAACTCGTCATTGCCAATAGTGAAAAGGCTGATCGTGCAGCAGAACTAGTTATTGCCAATAGTGAAAAGGCTGATCGTGCAGCAGAACTAGTTATTGCTATTGGTGAAAAAGCTGATCGTGCAGCAGAACTAGTTATTGCTATTAGTGAAAAAGCTGATCGTGCAGCAGAACTAGTCATCGCTATTAGTGAAAAAGCTGATCGTGCAGCTGAA from Polynucleobacter sp. AP-Elch-400A-B2 includes:
- a CDS encoding ShlB/FhaC/HecB family hemolysin secretion/activation protein — protein: MTLALLLLMPNSFAQQTSAGSILQEIRSQEQDAALPQVTPNIIQPKLDKGATSKAGTIIAKQFIFIGNTKVSSEKLNSLVIGYLNRPITFNDLIGAADLIAEFYRDKGWLIKTQIPQQDVTEGIVTIEIMEASLGGVLIDNKSKRVSKARVENWIYSAIPRNTPLSLSTLDRALLTLNDLPEIQVSSSLQEGKKRGETNILLTVTDKPLVDGMVGVDNFGQSSTGQNRATASLNINGPLGLGEQVNVYGLYTEGTNYGRVALTTPIGSDGLRVGINGSYLSYRVVNSSFNQLFANGTSSTGGAELTYPIIRSRPANLFLLGNYNYSSFNNNANGATTSQYSTSVFLGGLSGNLLDSFAGGGINTGSLMASGGAVNLNTSPSLSSDVIGPQVNGNFTKLRYAANRLQAITSSLSAYLGASGQFASKNLDSSEQLYLGGPYSVRAYATGQGNASQGNLMTFELRQTLPMKLLLTGFYDYANVQTYKTSNFNSAPLNNTYVLQGLGSSLGWSGPLGLQIKAIWAMRTGTLPTLVTQSFNGNGGTSSNRFWLTASLPI
- a CDS encoding HD domain-containing phosphohydrolase, with amino-acid sequence MHRFNLTKQELSVLSYLNEGLTVKALAKNLDISTHTVNGHMKSIYFKMNVKSRGEAQHKFNAYKAVIANEELSFQNKEKAKRAEELVIANSEKADRAAELVIANEELSFQNKEKAKRAQELVIANSEKANRAAELVIANEELSFQNKEKAKRAEELVNANVAKTYRAAELVIANDEKTYRAAELVIANEELSFQNKEKAKRAHELVIANSEKADRAAELVIANSEKADRAAELVIAIGEKADRAAELVIAISEKADRAAELVIAISEKADRAAELEAMLLGKNSTNKKVYQTESQFLSCLNALAMARDNETENHILRTQHYVKTIALRLKEMGNYKIELSDEMIKLLFEAASLHDIGKIGIPDSILHKPGRLNDEEWQVMKTHASIGQAILASAELKTKGGSGVIAVAIKIAAEHHEKWDGSGYPSGLKGEEISLPARIMALADFYDGLMSKPIYKSGLSHEDAESEIASQRGAHFDPLVVDAFMLEKAGFLAIHSKYKDH